The following are encoded together in the Coffea arabica cultivar ET-39 chromosome 1c, Coffea Arabica ET-39 HiFi, whole genome shotgun sequence genome:
- the LOC113740387 gene encoding glucosidase 2 subunit beta-like isoform X1, whose translation MNKKKKIGGLRRLFEISIVIIIGCICAITRSAAAAAAKDDQFLLLLGVSPQDEDYYKGLLSSPSSTIKCKDGSFKFSTSQLNDDFCDCPDASDEPGTSACPNGKFYCKNAGHIPFSLYSSRVNDGICDCCDGSDEYDGKVKCPNTCWEAGKVARERLKMKIATYQQGVTVRNRLVEQAKLAIAKEEAELSKLKNEEKILKGLVEQLQERKEQIEKAEEKERLQKEKEDKERKETEEANLKEKQNGEQVESSEADALKNDIHDKIGEQVESSEADALKNEMHDKIGLLGDSSSSQDVMEGHGDSESEAQHGEFDVKEESPIGDVKPLQEDSLLHATEKEEQLTVDGQPGLDTGNQAEVEEDNSESLSKEELGRLVASRWTGEKTEPQTQEVSSAKDKNHGTEEEDAYGEEYSGYDSEEDEHRYDNNDDGDNEDQMDDFGGEDHDDSSPSYKSESDDEPDLPAEPSWLEKIQKSVRRIFQAVTFFQTPVDKSEAARVRKEYDESSAKLSKLQSRISSLTHKLKHDFGREKEFYSFYGQCFENKQNKYVYKICPFKQASQVEGHSTTRLGSWEKFEDSYKVMQFLNGDKCWNGPDRSMKVKLRCGLNNEVTDVDEPSRCEYLALLSTPAVCVEEKLKELQDKLDMMNKEQPTSHDEL comes from the exons atgaacaagaagaagaagataggaGGATTAAGAAGATTGTTTGAGATTAGTATTGTTATAATTATTGGGTGTATATGTGCGATCACCAGATCCGCTGCTGCTGCCGCCGCCAAGGACGACCAATTCCTACTCCTCCTCGGAGTTTCCCCACAAG ATGAGGATTATTACAAGGGATTGTTGTCTTCCCCTTCCTCTACCATCAAATGCAAAGACGGATCCTTCAAATTCTCCACCTCTCAGCTCAATGACGATTTCTGCGACTGTCCTGATGCCTCCGACGAACCTG GTACATCTGCTTGTCCGAACGGCAAATTCTACTGTAAGAATGCTGGACATATTCCTTTCTCTTTGTACTCTTCCAGAGTCAACGATGGCATCTGCG ATTGCTGTGACGGCAGTGATGAGTATGATGGTAAAGTTAAGTGCCCAAACACTTGTTGGGAGGCTGGCAAAGTAGCTAGAGAAAGGCTGAAGATGAAGATTGCTACCTATCAGCAAGGTGTCACCGTACGTAACCGGCTAGTTGAACAAGCCAAATTAGCAATAGCCAAAGAGGAGGCCGAGTTATCCAAACTAAAAAACGAAGAGAAGATACTCAAGGGTCTGGTTGAACAACTTCAGG AGCGTAAAGAACAGATAGAGAAGGCGGAGGAGAAGGAACGGttacaaaaggaaaaagaggacaaagaaagaaaagaaactgagGAGGCTAATCTGAAAGAGAAACAAAATGGCGAACAAGTTGAAAGTTCAGAAGCAGATGCTCTAAAGAATGACATCCATGATAAGATTGGCGAACAAGTTGAAAGTTCGGAAGCAGATGCTCTAAAGAATGAGATGCATGATAAGATTGGCCTATTGGGAGACTCTTCTTCATCTCAG GATGTAATGGAGGGCCATGGAGATTCTGAGAGTGAAGCTCAGCACGGTGAATTTGATGTTAAGGAAGAATCTCCAATTGGTGATGTAAAACCGCTGCAAGAGGATTCTTTGCTG CATGCCACAGAGAAAGAGGAACAGTTGACAGTTGATGGTCAACCCGGTCTTGATACTGGAAATCAG GCAGAAGTAGAAGAGGACAATAGCGAATCATTATCTAAGGAAGAGTTAGGTCGTCTTGTTGCCTCTCGTTGGACAGGAGAAAAGACTGAGCCGCAAACTCAAGAGGTTAGTTCTGCCAAAGATAAAAATCATGGAACAGAAGAGGAGGATGCTTATGGAGAAGAATACAGCGGTTATGATTCAGAGGAGGATGAGCATAGGTATGATAATAATGATGATGGTGATAATGAAGACCAGATGGATGATTTTGGGGGTGAGGATCATGATGATTCAAGCCCTTCATATAAATCTGAGTCAGATGATGAACCGGACTTACCAG CAGAACCATCATGGTTGGAGAAGATACAAAAGTCTGTACGTAGAATTTTTCAGGCTGTTACCTTTTTTCAAACTCCAGTTGACAAATCTG AGGCTGCACGTGTTCGCAAAGAATATGATGAATCTAGTGCAAAGCTCTCTAAATTACAGTCAAGGATATCAAGTTTGACGCACAAGCTAAAACATGATTTTG GGCGAGAGAAAGAGTTCTATTCATTTTATGGTCAATGTTTTGAGAACAAGCAAAACAA GTATGTCTACAAAATCTGCCCGTTTAAACAAGCATCACAGGTGGAGGGTCACAGCACAACTCGTTTGGG GAGTTGGGAAAAGTTTGAGGATTCATACAAGGTCATGCAATTTTTAAATGGTGATAAATGCTGGAATGGGCCAGATAGAAGTATGAAG GTCAAACTAAGATGTGGATTAAACAACGAAGTTACTGATGTGGATGAACCAAGCCGCTGCGA GTACTTGGCTTTGTTGTCTACTCCGGCTGTGTGTGTAGAAGAAAAACTTAAG GAACTACAAGATAAACTAGATATGATGAACAAGGAACAACCAACAAGTCATGATGAACTCTGA
- the LOC113740601 gene encoding E3 ubiquitin-protein ligase SIRP1-like, which yields MDEAEMSRYWCHACSRVVSPIMEIETIKCPICQGGFVEEMSTAGNEAPLDFGGSASDSDRALSLWAPILLGMMSNPRRRRRFRRLEFEDDDHDDDYDHDGELNSNNHHHHHHHRNEGEETELDRELESIIRRRRSSSATVLQLLQGIRAGMLSESDNSRNDARPPRDREIRDGERVILINPFNQTIIVQGSYDSNSSDSQNQPFGSLGDYFVGPGLDLLLQHLAENDPNRYGTPPAQKEAVEAMPSVTVEETSQCSVCLEDFEIGAEAKEMPCKHRFHVGCILPWLELHSSCPVCRYQLPSDESKLESRVSRNGSNNNDAGGNNAAASGSEGGEGGGRSENTRRFSLPLPWPFSSLFSSGNGNSSSTPESSNNTSQRSSETNGN from the coding sequence ATGGATGAAGCAGAAATGTCAAGATATTGGTGTCACGCCTGCTCTCGAGTTGTGAGTCCGATCATGGAGATTGAGACAATTAAATGCCCCATCTGTCAAGGTGGATTTGTCGAGGAAATGTCCACCGCGGGAAACGAAGCCCCACTTGATTTTGGAGGCTCTGCCTCGGATTCAGATCGCGCTCTCTCCCTCTGGGCTCCAATATTACTTGGCATGATGAGCAACCCACGTCGTCGCCGCAGATTCAGACGTCTAGAGTTTGAGGACGATGATCACGATGACGATTATGATCATGATGGTGAATTAAATAGCAATAACCATCACCATCACCATCACCATCGCAATGAGGGGGAGGAGACAGAGCTGGATCGTGAACTAGAATCAATCATTCGGAGGAGGAGGAGTAGCTCGGCCACTGTTCTGCAGCTTCTCCAGGGTATTCGAGCTGGCATGTTATCCGAGTCAGACAACTCTAGAAATGATGCCAGGCCCCCTAGAGATAGAGAAATCAGGGATGGGGAGCGCGTGATTCTGATCAACCCCTTCAATCAGACCATCATTGTACAGGGTTCATATGATTCCAACAGTAGTGACTCTCAGAACCAACCGTTTGGCTCCTTGGGTGATTATTTTGTTGGTCCTGGTTTAGACTTGTTGCTGCAGCACCTGGCGGAGAACGATCCAAACAGATATGGGACGCCACCAGCTCAGAAAGAGGCTGTGGAAGCCATGCCATCCGTGACAGTTGAGGAAACTTCACAATGTTCTGTTTGTTTGGAAGACTTTGAGATTGGTGCTGAAGCAAAAGAGATGCCTTGTAAGCATAGGTTCCATGTTGGGTGTATTCTACCGTGGTTGGAACTTCATAGCTCGTGCCCTGTTTGTCGCTATCAGTTACCTTCAGATGAATCAAAACTGGAGTCAAGGGTGTCTAGGAATGGTAGCAATAACAATGATGCAGGAGGCAATAATGCTGCCGCTAGTGGAAGTGAAGGTGGAGAAGGGGGTGGAAGGAGTGAAAATACAAGACGCTTCTCTCTACCACTTCCGTGGCCTTTTAGCAGTTTGTTTTCATCCGGCAATGGTAATTCATCTTCAACACCTGAGTCATCCAATAATACATCCCAACGTAGTTCTGAGACAAATGGTAACTAA
- the LOC113740387 gene encoding glucosidase 2 subunit beta-like isoform X2 has translation MNKKKKIGGLRRLFEISIVIIIGCICAITRSAAAAAAKDDQFLLLLGVSPQDEDYYKGLLSSPSSTIKCKDGSFKFSTSQLNDDFCDCPDASDEPGTSACPNGKFYCKNAGHIPFSLYSSRVNDGICDCCDGSDEYDGKVKCPNTCWEAGKVARERLKMKIATYQQGVTVRNRLVEQAKLAIAKEEAELSKLKNEEKILKGLVEQLQERKEQIEKAEEKERLQKEKEDKERKETEEANLKEKQNGEQVESSEADALKNDIHDKIGEQVESSEADALKNEMHDKIGLLGDSSSSQDVMEGHGDSESEAQHGEFDVKEESPIGDVKPLQEDSLLHATEKEEQLTVDGQPGLDTGNQAEVEEDNSESLSKEELGRLVASRWTGEKTEPQTQEVSSAKDKNHGTEEEDAYGEEYSGYDSEEDEHRYDNNDDGDNEDQMDDFGGEDHDDSSPSYKSESDDEPDLPEPSWLEKIQKSVRRIFQAVTFFQTPVDKSEAARVRKEYDESSAKLSKLQSRISSLTHKLKHDFGREKEFYSFYGQCFENKQNKYVYKICPFKQASQVEGHSTTRLGSWEKFEDSYKVMQFLNGDKCWNGPDRSMKVKLRCGLNNEVTDVDEPSRCEYLALLSTPAVCVEEKLKELQDKLDMMNKEQPTSHDEL, from the exons atgaacaagaagaagaagataggaGGATTAAGAAGATTGTTTGAGATTAGTATTGTTATAATTATTGGGTGTATATGTGCGATCACCAGATCCGCTGCTGCTGCCGCCGCCAAGGACGACCAATTCCTACTCCTCCTCGGAGTTTCCCCACAAG ATGAGGATTATTACAAGGGATTGTTGTCTTCCCCTTCCTCTACCATCAAATGCAAAGACGGATCCTTCAAATTCTCCACCTCTCAGCTCAATGACGATTTCTGCGACTGTCCTGATGCCTCCGACGAACCTG GTACATCTGCTTGTCCGAACGGCAAATTCTACTGTAAGAATGCTGGACATATTCCTTTCTCTTTGTACTCTTCCAGAGTCAACGATGGCATCTGCG ATTGCTGTGACGGCAGTGATGAGTATGATGGTAAAGTTAAGTGCCCAAACACTTGTTGGGAGGCTGGCAAAGTAGCTAGAGAAAGGCTGAAGATGAAGATTGCTACCTATCAGCAAGGTGTCACCGTACGTAACCGGCTAGTTGAACAAGCCAAATTAGCAATAGCCAAAGAGGAGGCCGAGTTATCCAAACTAAAAAACGAAGAGAAGATACTCAAGGGTCTGGTTGAACAACTTCAGG AGCGTAAAGAACAGATAGAGAAGGCGGAGGAGAAGGAACGGttacaaaaggaaaaagaggacaaagaaagaaaagaaactgagGAGGCTAATCTGAAAGAGAAACAAAATGGCGAACAAGTTGAAAGTTCAGAAGCAGATGCTCTAAAGAATGACATCCATGATAAGATTGGCGAACAAGTTGAAAGTTCGGAAGCAGATGCTCTAAAGAATGAGATGCATGATAAGATTGGCCTATTGGGAGACTCTTCTTCATCTCAG GATGTAATGGAGGGCCATGGAGATTCTGAGAGTGAAGCTCAGCACGGTGAATTTGATGTTAAGGAAGAATCTCCAATTGGTGATGTAAAACCGCTGCAAGAGGATTCTTTGCTG CATGCCACAGAGAAAGAGGAACAGTTGACAGTTGATGGTCAACCCGGTCTTGATACTGGAAATCAG GCAGAAGTAGAAGAGGACAATAGCGAATCATTATCTAAGGAAGAGTTAGGTCGTCTTGTTGCCTCTCGTTGGACAGGAGAAAAGACTGAGCCGCAAACTCAAGAGGTTAGTTCTGCCAAAGATAAAAATCATGGAACAGAAGAGGAGGATGCTTATGGAGAAGAATACAGCGGTTATGATTCAGAGGAGGATGAGCATAGGTATGATAATAATGATGATGGTGATAATGAAGACCAGATGGATGATTTTGGGGGTGAGGATCATGATGATTCAAGCCCTTCATATAAATCTGAGTCAGATGATGAACCGGACTTACCAG AACCATCATGGTTGGAGAAGATACAAAAGTCTGTACGTAGAATTTTTCAGGCTGTTACCTTTTTTCAAACTCCAGTTGACAAATCTG AGGCTGCACGTGTTCGCAAAGAATATGATGAATCTAGTGCAAAGCTCTCTAAATTACAGTCAAGGATATCAAGTTTGACGCACAAGCTAAAACATGATTTTG GGCGAGAGAAAGAGTTCTATTCATTTTATGGTCAATGTTTTGAGAACAAGCAAAACAA GTATGTCTACAAAATCTGCCCGTTTAAACAAGCATCACAGGTGGAGGGTCACAGCACAACTCGTTTGGG GAGTTGGGAAAAGTTTGAGGATTCATACAAGGTCATGCAATTTTTAAATGGTGATAAATGCTGGAATGGGCCAGATAGAAGTATGAAG GTCAAACTAAGATGTGGATTAAACAACGAAGTTACTGATGTGGATGAACCAAGCCGCTGCGA GTACTTGGCTTTGTTGTCTACTCCGGCTGTGTGTGTAGAAGAAAAACTTAAG GAACTACAAGATAAACTAGATATGATGAACAAGGAACAACCAACAAGTCATGATGAACTCTGA
- the LOC113740479 gene encoding pyruvate kinase, cytosolic isozyme, with translation MDNHHNGGGGAVTAADHRPKTKIVCTLGPASRSVPMIEKLLLAGMNVARFNFSHGSHDYHQETLDNLRSAMDNTGILCAVMLDTKGPEIRTGFLKDGKPIQLKQGQEITISTDYSIKGDENMICMSYKKLAEDVKPGSVILCADGTISFTVLSCDKEQGIVRCRCENTAVLGERKNVNLPGVIVDLPTMTEKDKEDILKWGVPNKIDMIALSFVRKGSDLIEVRKLLGEHAKTILLMSKVENQEGVANFDEILANSDAFMVARGDLGMEIPIEKIFLAQKVMVYKCNIQGKPVVTATQMLESMIKSPRPTRAEATDVANAVLDGTDCVMLSGETAAGAYPDLAVRTMAKICIEAESTIDYGDVFKRIMANAPVPMSPLESLASSAVRTANSAKAALILVLTRGGSTAKLVAKYRPGMPILSVVVPEIKTDSFDWSCSDESPARHSLIFRGLIPVLCAGSARASHEESTEEALDFALQHAKIKGLCKEGDPVVALHRVGTASVIKIVTVK, from the exons ATGGATAACCACCACaatggaggaggaggagctgTTACCGCCGCTGACCACAGGCCTAAAACCAAGATCGTCTGCACTCTGGGTCCCGCTTCCCGCTCCGTTCCCATGATCGAAAAGCTCCTTCTCGCCGGCATGAACGTCGCCCGCTTCAATTTCTCCCATGGATCCCACGACTACCATCAGGAGACCCTCGACAATCTCCGCTCCGCCATGGACAACACTGGCATCCTCTGTGCCGTCATGCTCGACACCAAG GGTCCGGAAATTCGAACTGGGTTTTTAAAAGATGGGAAGCCTATCCAACTGAAACAGGGCCAGGAGATCACTATTTCTACTGATTACAGCATCAAGGGAGATGAGAATATGATCTGCATGAGCTACAAAAAGCTGGCTGAGGATGTAAAACCAGGAAGTGTAATACTCTGCGCAGATGGCACAATCTCATTTACTGTTTTGTCCTGTGACAAAGAGCAGGGAATTGTTCGATGCCGCTGTGAAAATACTGCTGTTCTTGGTGAGAGAAAGAATGTCAATCTCCCTGGTGTAATCGTGGACTTGCCAACTATGACAGAAAAAGACAAGGAAGACATCTTGAAATGGGGAGTTCCTAATAAAATCGACATGATTGCTCTTTCATTTGTCCGGAAAGGTTCAGATCTCATTGAAGTCCGAAAGTTGCTTGGCGAACATGCAAAAACTATCCTTCTTATGTCAAAG GTGGAAAATCAGGAAGGGGTGGCAAATTTTGATGAGATTCTGGCTAATTCTGACGCGTTTATGGTAGCACGAGGTGACCTTGGAATGGAGATTCCTATTGAAAAGATATTTTTGGCTCAAAAAGTAATGGTTTATAAGTGCAACATCCAAGGGAAGCCAGTTGTTACTGCAACACAGATGTTAGAGTCGATGATTAAATCTCCTAGGCCTACACGGGCAGAAGCTACAGATGTTGCCAATGCAGTACTTGATGGAACTGACTGTGTGATGCTTAGTGGTGAGACGGCTGCTGGAGCTTATCCAGATCTTGCAGTCAGGACTATGGCCAAAATTTGCATAGAAGCTGAAAGCACAATTGATTATGGGGATGTCTTTAAGCGGATAATGGCAAATGCACCAGTCCCTATGAGCCCATTAGAGAGCCTTGCATCTTCAGCTGTTCGAACAGCTAACTCAGCAAAAGCAGCTCTTATTTTGGTTTTAACCAGAGGAGGGAGTACAGCAAAGTTGGTTGCCAAGTATAGGCCTGGCATGCCAATACTATCGGTGGTTGTTCCAGAAATTAAGACTGATTCTTTTGATTGGTCATGCAGTGATGAATCTCCAGCCAGGCATAGCTTGATCTTCAGGGGGTTGATCCCTGTTCTGTGTGCAGGATCTGCTAGAGCTTCTCATGAGGAGTCAACTGAGGAGGCGTTGGACTTTGCACTTCAACATGCTAAAATAAAAGGACTGTGCAAGGAAGGAGATCCTGTTGTGGCCTTGCATCGTGTTGGAACTGCTTCGGTCATCAAGATTGTGACTGTGAAGTGA